In the Alistipes provencensis genome, TGCCGCAGGACCGTCGAGAGTGACGAAAAGCGCCGCTTCGGCCGGAACGGTGCGCTGCGCATGACGGATCGGAATGACCGCTTCGGTGTGTGCGGGCCCCATCTCGGCTTCGCGCTGCGTCGAAGCGATATTCACCCGGTTGACCTGAAGGACGGGATTCCCCGCACGCACGCTCCCGCCACCCCGCAGAACATGGAAACGGACACCCCGGATACCGGGCACGGTCGCAGGATCGAGCGTCAGGCGGATGCGCCGCCGGGAGCCGTCGAATTCGAACGGCGACCACGAACCGACCATTCCCCGCGATTCGGGACGCACGAAGTCGCTCCCATAGGCTCCGTAGCGGGCGAACAGCTCTTCGACCGCAGCCTGCACATCGGGACAGCGTTCCTGCGGCGAAAGGGGTTCGGCGGCCGACGCGAGCCATGCAGAGTCGAGCCGCGCGAAGTCGGGCGTCATGCCGCGTTCCTTGCAATCGAAATAGTGCTCCCAACGGGGCACGATATAGTCGCGGATCAACCCCGACCAGACCCGACAGGCGTAATCGTGGAGCGAGGCACCATCGCTCCAGCAGGTGACAAGCCGCCGGGCGTCACGCCGGTAACGCTCCTTCTCCGCATCGCTGTGCCCCCGGGCTTCGGCAAAGCCGAGCCACCGTTCGAGCCTGTAATTGGGAGTCGATTCCAGCAAACGGTCGGCGGCGAGGAGCAGCGAGAGGAAGGTATCGCGTTCCGCAGCGGCGGTCGCCGGATCGCCCGCAAGATAGGCGGCGTTAGCGCGCTCGACGGCAATGTCCGCCTTGCCGGCCGCATAGAGCGCCGCATAGAGCGCCAGATCAGCGCGGTAGAGCCTGCTGTCGGACAGTTCCGGTCCGGCAGCCGCAAAGTGTTCCACGGCCCGGAAGAAATCGGCCGAAAGATCGACCGGACTGCGCCGCTGATCGTAAGGGGTCATCTGCCAGCGGTAGCGGGCCTGATTGGGAATGGAAACCGAATAGGAAGAACGGAGGATATGGTCCCAGAAACGGCCGAGCTCCCCGGGACAATCCCCGTAGCGGTTGCGGGCATAGCGTCGCACCCATTGCCCCACGTCGATCGGCTCGGAGGACCAGCCCGCATCGGCGATCATTTCGTACACCACATCGTTGTTCTCCACCCCTTCGGGTGCCGTGCCGTAGCCGACGAGGTTACCCCTACGCGCCGATTGCAGGGCAGCCAGATGACCGTTTGCATAGAATTCCAACGAGCCGCTGAGGGCCGAACGTCCCCCGAAATTGGGCACGGTGCTGTAAATCCACTGCTTGCCGCAGAAACCGTCGGCATACTCCCAGCCGGGGGTGTTGCGCCACACCATGGCGTTGAAATCCTCGGCCAGATCGACCACCAGCAATTTGTCGTCAGGAGCCCCCGCCAGCAGGGCCCGGATATTGTCCGGAGTCCATATGTCGCGCTGGTAGCCGAACATCCATCCCTGCAACACCCACACGGCGTCAGGATTGACGGCTGCGATGCTCTCGTAGATGGTTTTGCCGTAACGGGTCAACTGCGTGTGGACCTCCTCGGGCGAAAGTTCCCCGAAGGGAAGTTCCATCTCGTTGAACGAATCCACGAGGTAGTATTCACCCCGTCCGAACTCCCGTTCCCACTCCTCCATATAGCGGGCGGCAATCTCCCGGAAGACGGGCGATTCGACCGGGAGCATCCAACTCTTCATGTGACCGTTCCAGCGGGTCTCAGTCAACGTGACCCCGGGACGCACGCGGGCGATGGCCGGAGGCACGAAGCCGGCGAAACCGCTGAATACGGGCGTGATGCCCAGTCCGCGCATGCGTTCGAGAATCCGGTGCTGGAGGGCGACCTGTTCGTCGAGCCACTGCTCCGAAAGAGGAGAGTCCAGCCCGCTCATGTTCCCCATACGCATCCAAGGCAAGTGCCCCGGGGCGGTGAAGAGTTCATTGATCTCCTCTTCCGTAAGCCCCATATCACGCCATACGCGCGCCAGAATGGCCTCGCTGCCGATAGGCGCCAGCGCCATATCGAAGCCGTGCAGCGCCATCCAGTCGAGTTCCTTCTCCCACTCGTTCCAGCTCCAGTAGGGATAGGTATAGCCAAACGTGCATACGTTCATATAATAATGGTGGCGAAACGGCGATCTGACCTCGCGCAGCGGTGTATCGGGGAGCCGTTCGGGCAGTTCCATACGCGTACCCGTCCACGTCACCTGACCGTAGCCGTTGGTCGTAACATAATCGTAGAATCCCCGCGTCAGGGCCACGCCGCTGCTGCCCTCGATCACGAGGCATCCGTCCGTCACACGGGTCGCAAAGCGGTCATGCCCGTCGGGCGCCTTCTCCGTCAGACGCAGTTCGACATCGGGGGCGCGGCGGCCGAGCGTGCGTTCGATCACCTCCCGGGCACAGGATTCGGGACTTTGCGGAGCATCGCCGCACGACAGTGTCACCACAGCGAGAAGAAACAAAAGGACAGGTCGGTAGATTTTCATTATTTCATATGCTTTACGGTTCATCGGACAGTACAAAATTAAACGGCCGATATCCGAGAGATAAAAAAATAGATACAAAAGAAGGCTAAAATAGTACGGATATGCCCTTCGTCAAAGAGCAAAAAGGAATACGCAGGGAATCCGCGTCCCGAAAGCCGGCAAATGGAATAGATTTTGCTTTTGTTCCGGTAAAAACCGGAACGAGATGCAAAAGAGAATAGTCGTACTGGGCGGCGTGGG is a window encoding:
- a CDS encoding alpha-N-acetylglucosaminidase gives rise to the protein MFLLAVVTLSCGDAPQSPESCAREVIERTLGRRAPDVELRLTEKAPDGHDRFATRVTDGCLVIEGSSGVALTRGFYDYVTTNGYGQVTWTGTRMELPERLPDTPLREVRSPFRHHYYMNVCTFGYTYPYWSWNEWEKELDWMALHGFDMALAPIGSEAILARVWRDMGLTEEEINELFTAPGHLPWMRMGNMSGLDSPLSEQWLDEQVALQHRILERMRGLGITPVFSGFAGFVPPAIARVRPGVTLTETRWNGHMKSWMLPVESPVFREIAARYMEEWEREFGRGEYYLVDSFNEMELPFGELSPEEVHTQLTRYGKTIYESIAAVNPDAVWVLQGWMFGYQRDIWTPDNIRALLAGAPDDKLLVVDLAEDFNAMVWRNTPGWEYADGFCGKQWIYSTVPNFGGRSALSGSLEFYANGHLAALQSARRGNLVGYGTAPEGVENNDVVYEMIADAGWSSEPIDVGQWVRRYARNRYGDCPGELGRFWDHILRSSYSVSIPNQARYRWQMTPYDQRRSPVDLSADFFRAVEHFAAAGPELSDSRLYRADLALYAALYAAGKADIAVERANAAYLAGDPATAAAERDTFLSLLLAADRLLESTPNYRLERWLGFAEARGHSDAEKERYRRDARRLVTCWSDGASLHDYACRVWSGLIRDYIVPRWEHYFDCKERGMTPDFARLDSAWLASAAEPLSPQERCPDVQAAVEELFARYGAYGSDFVRPESRGMVGSWSPFEFDGSRRRIRLTLDPATVPGIRGVRFHVLRGGGSVRAGNPVLQVNRVNIASTQREAEMGPAHTEAVIPIRHAQRTVPAEAALFVTLDGPAAADSFGIIELVR